From the genome of Neodiprion pinetum isolate iyNeoPine1 chromosome 3, iyNeoPine1.2, whole genome shotgun sequence, one region includes:
- the LOC138190545 gene encoding uncharacterized protein, with product MITNTNVNGDQSAKQKRCAAENLTDLATICVEDKQNMLSEVVNNKCDASTQTSQKRAKPTPRVEALSNKVNILEKRLKCRDTKMGVMEAIIKTLKDNSTYSEGIQDILEKRFSGDTLELLPNEINDVTSNNRQYSDDIRQFALTYYFYSPKAYALLRNYLSLPHPETMRKWMSTYDCEPGLLTKVLKYLETFLKHHIWKNDC from the exons ATG ATCACAAATACTAATGTGAACGGTGATCAAAGCGCCAAACAGAAACGATGTGCAGCGGAGAATTTAACAGATCTAGCGACTATTTGTGTTGAGGATAAG CAAAACATGTTATCTGAAGTTGTTAACAACAAATGTGACGCTAGCACCCAAACATCCCAAAAGCGAGCGAAACCAACACCCAGAGTGGAGGCATTGTCGAACAAAGTAAATATTCTGGAGAAGCGTTTAAAATGTCGGGATACAAAGATGGGTGTTATGGAAGCAATAATAAAAACCTTGAAGGATAACTCAACTTATTCTGAAGGTATACAGGACATACTAGAAAAACGTTTCTCTGGTGATACATTAGAATTGCTACCGAATGAGATCAATGACGTTACTTCTAATAACAGACAGTACTCTGATGACATTAGGCAGTTCGCATTGACATACTATTTTTACTCTCCTAAAGCTTACGCATTACTCCGTAACTATCTATCACTACCTCACCCCGAAACCATGAGAAAATGGATGTCAACATACGATTGTGAACCTGGCTTATTAACTAAAGTTCTTAAGTACCTAGAGACGTTTCTGAAACATCATATTTGGAAAAACGActgttaa